In the Chromatiaceae bacterium genome, one interval contains:
- a CDS encoding carbohydrate porin — translation MAETAKRQSEGALARFHRRKKELEDRTGLTYGFDSQAQYLATDSDKSRSDAASNVTRFYGVWTATGRSTPDDGALVFKVEYRTALGDRISTQALGPSLGYAGVFSSTYSDAGAILTNLYWRQHFAGGRGGLVVGQVDPYDYVNVNSLSTPWTAFTNLAFEQQPTLPAPPQGLGAGARWRLDDNWQVLAGFADANADPSEPWQSARDFFDEFETFKHVAIGWAPDWADRYDQTLQLTIWQVDERTEAGVEDGYGAAFTASGRRDQWRPVLRFGYANDAGAVLERAVSIGTGYDARGGKDLAGLGVSWGRAPDNSRDQYTVEAFYRYDMTDFLELTPEIQYVVNPANDPATDDILVLGFRLRAFF, via the coding sequence TTGGCTGAGACCGCCAAGCGGCAAAGCGAAGGCGCTCTGGCCAGATTTCATCGCCGCAAGAAAGAGCTTGAAGACCGAACCGGTCTGACCTACGGGTTCGATAGTCAAGCCCAGTACCTCGCAACGGATTCAGACAAGTCGCGATCGGATGCCGCCAGCAATGTGACCCGGTTCTATGGTGTCTGGACCGCGACGGGGCGGAGTACGCCGGATGACGGGGCTCTTGTCTTCAAAGTTGAATATCGCACTGCGCTCGGAGATAGGATTTCGACCCAGGCGCTGGGTCCCTCGCTTGGCTACGCAGGCGTTTTTTCCTCTACCTACAGCGATGCAGGCGCGATCTTGACGAACCTCTACTGGCGCCAGCATTTTGCCGGCGGGCGCGGCGGTTTGGTCGTCGGCCAGGTCGATCCCTACGACTATGTCAATGTCAACAGCCTCTCGACTCCGTGGACAGCATTCACCAACCTCGCTTTCGAGCAACAGCCGACGCTGCCGGCACCCCCTCAGGGGCTCGGTGCTGGGGCGCGCTGGCGGCTGGATGACAACTGGCAGGTTCTGGCCGGCTTTGCGGATGCAAATGCGGACCCGTCGGAGCCGTGGCAAAGCGCGAGAGACTTCTTCGACGAATTCGAGACATTCAAGCACGTCGCCATCGGCTGGGCGCCAGACTGGGCTGATCGCTACGACCAGACATTGCAGCTGACGATCTGGCAGGTCGACGAGCGGACAGAGGCCGGCGTGGAAGACGGTTACGGTGCCGCTTTCACTGCAAGCGGGCGGCGGGACCAGTGGCGCCCCGTTCTGCGGTTTGGATACGCTAACGACGCCGGCGCTGTTTTGGAGCGCGCGGTCAGTATCGGTACCGGTTACGATGCGCGCGGCGGCAAGGATCTCGCCGGCCTCGGTGTCAGTTGGGGACGCGCGCCCGACAACTCCCGCGACCAGTACACCGTCGAGGCATTCTATCGCTACGACATGACAGACTTTCTGGAACTGACACCGGAAATTCAATACGTGGTCAATCCTGCCAACGACCCGGCAACGGACGACATTCTGGTGTTGGGATTTCGTCTCCGCGCCTTCTTCTGA
- a CDS encoding amidohydrolase family protein: MLIDKKYLSAAIVTLFLTGIASAQDADPQVTLFTNVNVFDGVNEKLIENANVVVTGNKISAVSTEPLAVAGGRVIDGGGCTLMPGLIDAHWHTMFNFAPISKVLGASFGYLNIAAADASRNTLMRGFTTVRDVGGNSFAVKRAIDEGLAQGPRIYPSGAYIGQTSGHGDFRGPNDVPENPGLPLDYQQRVGNTLIADGVPEVIKRTREVLRMGASQIKAMGGGGVSSLYDPLDVTEYTFEEAKAIVDVAKTWNTYVAVHINTKEAIKMWVEAGAMSMEHGFFIDDETAKLMAEKGVWWSMQPMDAEGEDAFEFESPISTAKYKDLVSKLDIAIAAAKKYKVKTAFGTDMLFDAKLAAKQGKFLAKLSKWYTPYEALKMATHDNGQLLKLSGPRDPYPGELGVIKEGALADLILVAGNPLQNLELVADADTNFVIIMKDGVIFKNSLQ, translated from the coding sequence ATGCTTATAGACAAAAAGTACCTCAGCGCAGCGATTGTTACCCTGTTCTTGACCGGTATTGCCTCGGCGCAGGACGCCGATCCCCAGGTCACGCTATTCACCAACGTCAACGTGTTCGACGGCGTCAACGAGAAACTGATTGAAAACGCGAACGTCGTGGTCACCGGAAACAAGATCAGCGCGGTGTCTACCGAGCCCCTCGCCGTGGCCGGTGGACGGGTGATTGACGGCGGCGGATGTACGCTGATGCCCGGCCTTATAGATGCCCATTGGCACACGATGTTCAACTTCGCACCCATCAGCAAAGTGCTCGGCGCCAGCTTCGGTTACCTGAACATTGCCGCCGCCGACGCGTCGCGAAATACGCTGATGCGTGGGTTCACGACGGTGCGCGATGTCGGCGGGAACAGTTTCGCCGTGAAACGCGCCATCGACGAGGGCCTTGCCCAAGGCCCGCGGATCTATCCCTCGGGAGCGTATATCGGTCAGACGAGCGGGCATGGCGATTTCCGGGGCCCGAACGATGTTCCGGAGAACCCAGGCCTTCCCTTGGACTATCAGCAGAGGGTGGGAAACACGCTGATCGCGGACGGCGTTCCCGAGGTGATCAAGCGCACACGCGAGGTGCTGCGCATGGGCGCCAGTCAGATCAAGGCCATGGGCGGCGGTGGCGTGTCATCCCTATACGACCCGCTGGATGTCACCGAGTACACCTTCGAGGAAGCGAAGGCGATCGTCGACGTCGCCAAGACTTGGAACACCTACGTCGCGGTCCACATCAATACCAAGGAAGCGATCAAGATGTGGGTCGAGGCCGGTGCGATGTCCATGGAGCACGGCTTCTTCATCGACGATGAAACCGCGAAGCTGATGGCCGAAAAGGGCGTCTGGTGGAGCATGCAACCGATGGATGCCGAGGGCGAAGACGCCTTCGAGTTTGAAAGCCCGATCAGCACGGCCAAGTACAAAGATCTGGTCTCGAAACTCGATATCGCCATCGCCGCCGCAAAGAAGTACAAGGTGAAGACGGCGTTCGGTACAGACATGCTGTTCGACGCAAAGCTAGCCGCGAAGCAAGGCAAGTTCCTTGCCAAGCTTAGCAAGTGGTACACGCCTTACGAGGCGCTGAAGATGGCCACCCATGACAATGGTCAGCTGCTCAAGCTGAGCGGACCGCGCGATCCCTATCCCGGCGAACTGGGCGTGATCAAGGAAGGTGCACTCGCAGACCTTATTCTGGTCGCAGGCAACCCCTTGCAAAACCTCGAGCTTGTGGCCGATGCCGACACGAATTTCGTCATCATCATGAAAGACGGCGTCATCTTCAAGAACAGCCTCCAGTGA
- a CDS encoding YdcH family protein — translation MQVETHDLLHEFPEHAGRIAELREDSDAFRHMMDEHNWLDSHIRSLEEHDLPVADFHIEEMKKRRLLLKDRLYALITE, via the coding sequence ATGCAAGTCGAAACGCACGACCTGTTGCACGAATTTCCAGAACACGCCGGAAGAATCGCCGAGCTGCGAGAGGACAGCGACGCTTTCAGGCACATGATGGATGAGCACAATTGGCTGGATTCGCACATCCGCAGCCTGGAAGAGCATGATCTGCCGGTGGCGGATTTTCATATCGAGGAAATGAAAAAGCGCCGTCTGTTGTTGAAGGACAGGCTTTATGCGCTGATCACCGAGTGA
- a CDS encoding type I secretion system permease/ATPase has product MPHSTQTSARGTGLASLVFLARYHGRAADGGQLRHLLGIRDTDEFGNAEILRGAQALDLKARSTTSDWQRLQRTHLPAIARHTDGHFFIVAAINDDKVLIQDPLETRPLTLPRTIFQSAWSGELILVTRRATLKDLGGRFGFGWFVPAIVRHRKLFGEVVAASFFLQLFALVTPLFFQVIIDKVLVHHGLTTLHVLAIGLLALSLFEVVLGGLRTYVFAHTTNRVDVLLGAKLFAHLLRLPLAYFEARRVGDSVARVRELENIRNFLTGSALTLVIDLLFTLVFFAVLFYYSPLLTAVVAGAIPFYIVLSLVVTPILRGRLEEKFNRGAENQAFLVESISGIQTLKAMAVEPQMQRRWEEQLAGYVGASFRASNLGNIASQSAGFVNKVTVVLILWIGATAVMHGELSVGQLIAFNMIAGRISGPILRLVQLWQDFQQAGISVRRLGDILNTPTEIGYNPGRATLPQLQGAVRFDHVGFRYAPDRPQVFRDIDLEMSPGEVIGIVGRSGSGKSTLTKLIQRLYVPESGRVLIDGVDLALVEPAWLRRQVGVVLQENVLFNRSVRENIALANPGLPMEPVIAAAKLAGAHEFILELPEGYDTLVGEHGANLSGGQRQRIAIARALVGNPGILILDEATSALDYESERIIQRNMRAICQGRTVFIIAHRLSAVRHADRILVIDAGRVVEQGSHDTLLQRRGLYARLHALQSGIDDGDSEGDAIQPPLGEPA; this is encoded by the coding sequence ATGCCACACAGTACGCAGACCAGCGCGCGCGGCACAGGGCTCGCGTCTCTCGTTTTTCTTGCCCGCTATCACGGGCGCGCGGCCGATGGAGGGCAGCTGCGCCACTTGCTCGGTATCCGCGACACCGACGAATTCGGCAATGCGGAAATATTGCGTGGCGCACAGGCCCTCGATCTGAAGGCTCGCAGTACGACCTCCGATTGGCAACGTCTGCAGCGCACGCACCTGCCGGCGATCGCCCGTCATACCGACGGCCACTTCTTCATCGTCGCCGCCATCAACGACGACAAGGTATTGATCCAGGATCCGCTCGAGACGCGACCGCTGACGCTGCCGCGGACGATCTTCCAGTCTGCCTGGTCCGGCGAGCTGATCCTGGTGACCCGGCGCGCAACACTGAAAGACCTCGGGGGGCGCTTCGGCTTCGGCTGGTTCGTCCCGGCGATCGTGCGACACCGGAAACTGTTCGGCGAGGTGGTCGCGGCCTCGTTCTTCCTGCAGCTCTTCGCGCTGGTCACACCACTGTTCTTCCAGGTGATCATCGACAAGGTCCTGGTGCATCACGGCCTGACGACACTGCACGTGCTCGCGATCGGGCTGCTCGCATTGTCGCTGTTCGAGGTCGTGCTCGGCGGCCTGCGCACCTACGTGTTCGCGCACACCACCAACCGTGTCGACGTGCTGCTCGGCGCAAAGCTGTTCGCGCACCTGCTGCGCCTACCGCTGGCCTATTTCGAGGCACGCCGGGTCGGCGACTCGGTCGCGCGGGTGCGCGAGCTGGAGAATATCCGCAACTTTCTTACCGGCTCGGCGTTGACGCTGGTGATCGACCTGCTGTTCACGCTGGTGTTCTTCGCGGTGCTCTTTTACTACAGCCCGCTGCTCACCGCGGTCGTAGCCGGGGCGATCCCCTTCTACATTGTGCTGTCGCTGGTCGTCACGCCGATCCTGCGCGGCCGGCTGGAGGAGAAGTTCAATCGCGGTGCCGAGAACCAGGCCTTCCTGGTCGAGTCGATCAGCGGTATCCAGACGCTGAAGGCAATGGCGGTCGAGCCGCAGATGCAGCGGCGCTGGGAAGAGCAGCTTGCCGGTTACGTCGGCGCGAGCTTCCGCGCTTCCAACCTCGGCAACATCGCCAGTCAGAGTGCCGGCTTCGTCAACAAGGTCACGGTCGTGCTGATCCTATGGATTGGCGCGACCGCGGTGATGCACGGCGAGCTGTCGGTCGGTCAGTTGATCGCGTTCAACATGATCGCCGGGCGCATCAGCGGCCCGATCCTGCGCCTGGTACAACTCTGGCAGGATTTCCAGCAGGCCGGGATCTCGGTGCGGCGCCTCGGCGACATCCTCAACACCCCGACCGAGATCGGTTACAACCCGGGCCGCGCGACCCTACCGCAGCTCCAGGGCGCGGTGCGCTTTGACCATGTCGGTTTTCGCTATGCTCCGGATCGCCCGCAGGTGTTCCGCGATATCGACCTGGAGATGAGCCCCGGCGAGGTGATCGGGATCGTCGGCCGCTCCGGTTCGGGCAAGAGCACACTGACCAAGCTGATCCAGCGCCTGTACGTCCCGGAGTCGGGCAGGGTGCTGATCGATGGCGTCGACCTCGCGCTGGTCGAACCGGCCTGGCTGCGCCGCCAGGTCGGGGTCGTGTTGCAGGAGAACGTGCTGTTCAACCGCAGCGTGCGCGAGAACATCGCGCTGGCCAATCCCGGTCTGCCGATGGAACCGGTGATCGCCGCGGCGAAGCTTGCCGGTGCGCACGAGTTCATCCTGGAACTCCCCGAGGGTTATGACACCCTGGTCGGCGAGCACGGCGCGAACCTCTCCGGTGGGCAGCGGCAGCGCATCGCGATCGCCCGCGCACTGGTCGGCAACCCCGGGATATTGATCCTCGACGAGGCGACCAGCGCACTAGATTACGAGTCCGAGCGCATTATCCAGCGCAATATGCGTGCGATCTGCCAGGGGCGCACGGTGTTCATCATCGCCCACCGCCTGAGCGCCGTGCGTCATGCCGACCGTATCCTGGTGATCGACGCCGGCCGGGTCGTCGAGCAGGGCAGCCACGACACGCTGCTGCAGCGGCGCGGCCTGTATGCCCGGCTGCACGCGCTGCAGAGTGGGATCGACGACGGCGATTCGGAAGGTGACGCCATCCAGCCGCCGCTCGGAGAGCCGGCATGA
- a CDS encoding HlyD family type I secretion periplasmic adaptor subunit yields MSRTETAFLPAAQEIEQTPPSPAGRAILWVIVLCFVSAVAWASLSQVDIVAVAQGRIITSGHSKTVQPLEIGSVRAIHVTDGQAVRAGDVLIELDPTSAQADVDRLRDEVGNARREVARFATLADWLERDGVAEHDNQRPLDPILLRQWREFGDRRQVLQRERAKLAAERDAAARQVDKLQAILPLVTRRATDQKGLAEQKLLPEQQYLETEQERLTTFHDLAAHRGEVARLAAAVDEIDARITYAHSEFHRQALERHEAAEQRLTAAQQELIKADTRVRAQTITAPVGGVVQQLAVHNVGAIVTPAQALLVIVPQDEALEVEAVLENKDVGFVAVGQDAAIKIDAFPFTQYGTIDGQVVDLSNDAVADERKGLVYKLRVRMQRTQIDVNGRPVKLSPGMTVTVESKTGRRRMIEFFLSPLLRYRDESVRER; encoded by the coding sequence ATGAGCCGCACCGAGACCGCCTTCCTGCCCGCCGCGCAGGAGATCGAACAGACCCCGCCGTCACCGGCCGGACGCGCGATTCTTTGGGTGATCGTGTTGTGCTTCGTCTCGGCGGTCGCCTGGGCCAGCCTGAGCCAGGTCGACATCGTCGCGGTCGCCCAAGGGCGCATCATCACGAGCGGGCACAGCAAGACCGTGCAACCGCTGGAGATCGGCAGCGTACGCGCGATCCATGTGACCGACGGGCAGGCGGTACGCGCCGGCGACGTCCTGATCGAGCTCGACCCGACCAGCGCCCAGGCCGACGTCGATCGTCTGCGCGACGAGGTCGGCAACGCCCGGCGCGAGGTCGCCCGCTTCGCGACCCTGGCCGACTGGCTGGAACGTGACGGCGTGGCGGAACATGACAACCAGCGGCCCCTCGATCCGATCCTGCTGCGCCAGTGGCGCGAGTTCGGGGACCGGCGCCAAGTCCTGCAGCGCGAGCGCGCCAAGCTGGCCGCCGAGCGGGACGCCGCGGCGCGCCAGGTCGATAAACTGCAGGCCATCCTGCCGCTGGTCACCCGGCGCGCAACCGACCAGAAGGGCCTCGCCGAGCAGAAGCTGCTGCCGGAGCAGCAGTACCTCGAGACCGAACAAGAGCGCCTCACGACCTTCCACGACCTGGCCGCACACCGGGGCGAGGTCGCGCGGCTCGCCGCCGCGGTCGACGAGATCGACGCGCGCATCACCTACGCGCACAGCGAGTTTCACCGCCAGGCCTTGGAGCGTCATGAAGCCGCCGAACAGCGGCTCACTGCCGCACAACAGGAACTGATCAAGGCCGATACCCGTGTCCGAGCGCAGACCATCACCGCCCCGGTCGGCGGCGTCGTGCAGCAGCTCGCGGTCCACAACGTCGGCGCGATCGTCACCCCGGCGCAGGCCCTGCTGGTGATCGTGCCCCAGGACGAGGCGCTCGAGGTCGAGGCGGTGCTGGAGAACAAGGACGTCGGCTTCGTCGCGGTGGGGCAGGACGCCGCGATCAAGATCGACGCCTTCCCGTTCACCCAGTACGGCACGATCGACGGTCAGGTCGTCGACCTGTCGAATGACGCGGTCGCCGATGAACGCAAGGGCCTGGTCTATAAGCTGCGGGTACGCATGCAACGGACGCAGATCGACGTCAACGGCAGGCCAGTCAAGCTCAGTCCCGGTATGACGGTGACAGTGGAATCGAAGACCGGCAGACGGCGGATGATCGAGTTCTTCCTCAGTCCGTTGTTGCGGTATCGGGATGAGAGCGTGCGGGAGCGATGA
- a CDS encoding patatin-like phospholipase family protein: protein MTVLVAALLVVTLGGCASAPERQLSRQHVPYASLPNGHDPLNPERYMVVDAAKASAAEGVIPGLERLRGHALNILELSGGGQYGAFGAGFLKGWTESGQRPEFDVVTGVSTGALLATHAFLGTPQDDAALEQIFTTITSRDIYSNERLLSLLWGRNAVFDTSPLQALLDKYITAEVLQRVAAAHDANRRLWVGTTNLDYGQTWVWNLGMIAKEGTQEALALYKQVLRASAAPPIAFPPVEIAGYLFADGGVRQNLVVVGLAGTGKPKPPKYGPGTVYVVQNGQQVTRPSAVRNDALHLAGPALGAMMSNSTDGLLLRAFTAAKIRGYEFRLVSIPDDADVGQNFLAFDPEQMRTSFDLGYELGRSPDPWKRTPPILQDIPTWLLEDWQTRP, encoded by the coding sequence GTGACCGTGCTGGTGGCGGCGCTTCTGGTGGTCACGCTTGGGGGCTGTGCTTCGGCCCCGGAACGCCAACTGTCGCGGCAGCATGTACCCTACGCTTCGCTTCCCAATGGCCACGATCCGCTGAATCCCGAACGCTACATGGTCGTCGATGCCGCCAAGGCATCGGCAGCAGAGGGCGTGATTCCGGGGCTCGAGCGCTTGCGTGGACATGCCCTGAATATCCTGGAGCTATCCGGGGGCGGACAATACGGCGCCTTCGGAGCCGGCTTTCTCAAGGGCTGGACAGAGAGCGGTCAGCGTCCGGAGTTTGACGTGGTAACCGGTGTCAGCACCGGCGCGCTACTGGCGACGCATGCCTTCCTCGGGACACCCCAGGACGACGCAGCCCTCGAGCAGATCTTCACAACCATCACGTCCAGGGACATCTATAGCAACGAGCGACTGCTCAGCCTGCTCTGGGGCAGGAACGCCGTATTCGACACATCGCCCCTGCAGGCATTGCTCGACAAGTACATTACTGCCGAAGTTCTGCAGCGCGTTGCGGCTGCCCATGACGCGAATCGGCGCCTATGGGTCGGGACGACCAACCTCGACTATGGTCAGACCTGGGTCTGGAACTTGGGCATGATTGCCAAGGAGGGAACGCAAGAAGCACTCGCACTCTACAAGCAAGTGCTGCGCGCCTCGGCGGCGCCACCCATTGCCTTCCCGCCCGTGGAAATAGCGGGCTACCTGTTCGCAGATGGCGGAGTCCGCCAAAACCTAGTCGTTGTCGGCCTCGCCGGCACCGGGAAACCCAAACCGCCGAAATACGGACCGGGCACCGTTTACGTCGTGCAGAACGGGCAACAGGTCACGAGGCCTTCAGCCGTTCGCAACGATGCGCTTCACCTCGCCGGCCCGGCGCTTGGTGCAATGATGAGCAACTCCACGGATGGACTGTTGCTACGTGCATTTACGGCAGCAAAGATCCGCGGCTACGAGTTCAGATTGGTCTCCATCCCCGACGATGCCGACGTGGGCCAAAACTTCCTGGCGTTCGATCCAGAGCAGATGCGGACTTCTTTCGATTTGGGATACGAACTGGGACGCTCGCCCGATCCCTGGAAACGCACTCCACCCATCCTGCAGGACATACCGACCTGGCTGTTAGAAGACTGGCAAACGCGCCCCTGA
- a CDS encoding helix-turn-helix domain-containing protein, producing MTILGDKAFDDNSRQEETSWRGQDAHGYGQARRNLPVRTDALTQLGRGKFDAKVTVVSGEDAALSHAVVGTRSSALTDLNEDYTAFLIPIAWDGTLVINGEEATYSSIYMPVANTLYQVYGEAREILAVGIPRDDFIATVAALRGVGRDAVRLGEGGIEMAPAILAKTRHKLAKILRTHYDAARQATWPSSTEKMLTAHILSTVTELYLHARQATGSKVRVRPRYGLIVRKAEESFASAQGHAVSLADLCTAAGVSQGTLYNAFLTMCDCTPIEYFKKRRLTEARIALLGASAKHGAIKRAALGAGLTHLGRFAAEYRDLFNESPKTTLTRSLGCRLGPDKAKHGSSS from the coding sequence GTGACCATCCTTGGCGATAAAGCTTTCGACGACAATTCCCGGCAGGAGGAAACGAGCTGGCGGGGTCAGGATGCGCATGGCTACGGGCAGGCTCGTCGCAACCTGCCGGTTCGTACCGACGCGTTGACACAGCTGGGACGTGGCAAGTTCGACGCGAAGGTGACCGTGGTAAGCGGCGAAGATGCCGCGCTTAGCCATGCAGTCGTCGGCACACGATCCAGCGCACTGACGGATCTGAACGAAGATTACACGGCATTCCTAATTCCCATTGCCTGGGATGGAACGTTAGTCATCAACGGCGAAGAGGCAACCTACTCATCAATCTATATGCCGGTGGCCAACACCTTGTACCAGGTCTACGGCGAGGCTCGTGAAATACTGGCTGTCGGAATTCCTCGCGACGATTTCATCGCGACGGTTGCCGCCCTGAGGGGCGTTGGTCGCGATGCCGTGCGGCTTGGTGAAGGTGGAATCGAAATGGCGCCGGCAATCTTGGCGAAGACGCGGCATAAGTTAGCCAAGATACTCAGGACCCACTATGACGCAGCTCGTCAGGCTACATGGCCTTCAAGTACAGAGAAAATGTTGACTGCCCATATCTTGAGTACTGTCACCGAACTCTACCTGCACGCGCGACAGGCAACCGGGAGCAAAGTACGCGTCCGTCCGAGATACGGACTTATTGTGCGCAAAGCCGAGGAAAGCTTTGCATCTGCGCAGGGCCACGCGGTCTCGCTCGCTGACTTGTGTACGGCGGCAGGCGTCAGTCAGGGAACACTGTATAACGCCTTTCTGACCATGTGCGATTGCACCCCAATCGAATACTTCAAGAAGCGCCGTCTTACCGAGGCGCGCATAGCGTTGCTCGGCGCCTCAGCGAAGCACGGCGCGATCAAGCGCGCAGCATTAGGGGCCGGCCTAACGCATCTCGGACGCTTTGCCGCTGAATATCGCGACCTGTTCAATGAATCACCCAAGACGACTCTTACCAGGTCTCTCGGTTGTAGACTGGGGCCAGATAAGGCGAAACATGGCAGTTCCTCGTAA
- a CDS encoding group II truncated hemoglobin produces MNLPIPYELIGGEDGVRRLVDRFYDYMDSDPEAADIRKLHAKNLRVSREKLFLFLSGWLGGPNLYVEKHGHPMLRRRHLPFAIGIRERDQWLHCMRRALADSELDQTQRDRLLQAFAATADHMRNKAEHEADGRLRLFPGGSN; encoded by the coding sequence ATGAACCTCCCGATTCCCTATGAACTGATCGGCGGCGAGGATGGCGTACGTCGCCTCGTCGACCGCTTCTACGACTACATGGACAGCGACCCAGAGGCCGCCGATATCCGCAAGCTGCACGCCAAGAACCTGCGCGTTTCGCGCGAGAAGCTGTTCCTGTTCCTGTCGGGCTGGCTGGGCGGCCCCAACCTGTATGTCGAAAAACACGGCCACCCGATGCTGCGCCGTCGCCATCTGCCGTTTGCGATCGGCATCAGGGAGCGCGACCAGTGGCTGCACTGCATGCGCCGCGCCCTGGCCGACAGCGAACTCGACCAGACACAGCGCGACCGCCTGCTGCAGGCGTTCGCGGCGACCGCGGATCACATGCGCAACAAGGCAGAGCACGAGGCGGATGGGCGGTTGCGGTTGTTTCCGGGCGGCTCGAACTAA
- the gluQRS gene encoding tRNA glutamyl-Q(34) synthetase GluQRS, which translates to MRIVTPCYRGRFAPSPTGPLHFGSLVAAVASHADARSQHGEWLVRIEDVDQSRARPDAERQILEALHAFGMHSDSPPVRQSGRVTLYDAALHSLAQRELAYRCSCGRRRIAELGRPGREGPIYPGTCRVTPPAPYINSAWRVIVDGEPIAFEDRVLGPIVQDLIAEIGDFVIRRLDGYTAYQLAVVVDDEAQGITHVVRGADLLWSTPRQIRLQRLLGYRTPNYAHIPLVYGTDGHKLSKRDNAHPADPGQPMNGLRAAWLHLGQTDPPAEIRDVDAFWRWATRHWDIHRVPREQGPLNEPPDSL; encoded by the coding sequence ATGCGAATAGTCACGCCGTGCTACCGCGGCCGCTTCGCCCCTTCACCCACCGGCCCCCTGCACTTCGGTTCCCTGGTCGCCGCGGTCGCCAGCCATGCGGACGCGCGCAGCCAACACGGCGAATGGCTGGTGCGCATCGAGGATGTCGACCAGAGCCGTGCCCGCCCTGACGCCGAACGCCAGATCCTAGAGGCGCTGCATGCATTCGGCATGCACAGCGACAGCCCGCCGGTACGGCAGAGCGGCCGCGTCACCTTATACGACGCGGCACTGCACAGCCTGGCGCAACGCGAACTCGCATACCGCTGCAGCTGCGGCCGCCGGCGGATCGCCGAACTCGGACGCCCCGGCCGGGAGGGACCCATCTACCCCGGCACCTGCCGGGTCACACCGCCGGCGCCGTACATCAACAGTGCCTGGCGGGTGATCGTCGACGGCGAGCCGATCGCGTTCGAAGACCGCGTGCTCGGACCCATCGTGCAGGACCTGATCGCAGAGATCGGCGACTTCGTGATCCGGCGCCTCGACGGCTACACCGCCTACCAGCTCGCGGTCGTGGTCGACGACGAGGCGCAGGGCATCACCCACGTCGTGCGCGGCGCTGACCTGCTATGGTCGACGCCGCGCCAGATCCGGCTGCAACGCCTGCTGGGCTACCGCACGCCGAACTATGCGCACATCCCGCTGGTCTACGGCACCGATGGACACAAACTCAGCAAGCGCGACAATGCGCACCCGGCCGACCCGGGCCAACCGATGAACGGATTGCGCGCGGCCTGGCTTCACCTCGGACAGACCGATCCGCCCGCCGAGATCCGCGACGTCGATGCGTTCTGGCGCTGGGCGACACGACACTGGGACATCCACCGCGTACCCCGCGAACAAGGGCCACTCAATGAACCTCCCGATTCCCTATGA
- the dksA gene encoding RNA polymerase-binding protein DksA, producing the protein MGDELYPQNDRHGIAPYQAAPDEVYMNPAQEAHFQAILQAWRRELMEEVDRTVDHMKVDSGQHPDPNDRASQESDMDMELRTRERERRLLGKIEKTLKKIDEHEYGYCVQCGVEIGIRRLEARPTADLCIDCKTKQEAHEQLHG; encoded by the coding sequence ATGGGCGACGAACTCTATCCGCAAAACGACCGTCACGGGATTGCGCCTTACCAGGCGGCGCCCGACGAGGTGTACATGAATCCAGCCCAGGAGGCGCACTTCCAGGCGATCCTCCAGGCCTGGCGTCGCGAGCTCATGGAGGAGGTGGATCGCACCGTCGATCACATGAAGGTCGACAGCGGACAACACCCGGACCCGAACGACCGCGCCTCACAGGAATCCGATATGGATATGGAACTGCGCACGCGCGAACGCGAACGCAGGCTCCTCGGCAAGATCGAGAAGACCCTGAAAAAGATCGACGAGCACGAGTATGGTTACTGTGTGCAGTGTGGCGTCGAGATCGGCATCCGACGCCTCGAAGCGCGCCCTACCGCCGACCTCTGCATCGACTGCAAGACCAAGCAGGAGGCGCACGAGCAGCTGCACGGCTGA